Proteins encoded within one genomic window of Solea senegalensis isolate Sse05_10M linkage group LG11, IFAPA_SoseM_1, whole genome shotgun sequence:
- the snphb gene encoding syntaphilin isoform X2, with protein sequence MSAPAPANRRSASGSRRFDYCRFIELDYVPMETGYMVSMRPTKGFASSSTSSPRSPSKGYTSTKSPDRHGRSTNSPSTSLSRRTQATPSNRDPHGNASVSSNSGSCKGSDCSPTKGRHQKYTSCTDNHGIRPPPPEQYLTPLQQKEVCIRHLRARLKETINTLQDRDTEIDELRGRLYRMQEDWVEEECHRVEAQLALKEARQEIQQLKQAVDTVRTRLSDAGGLSGDVGVQKYFQDINTQNHKLENLLLNMELAQAGLAKEGEAMGFRTRVGGSAPASVSGESPGAIPKLAVGGRGSCSCDGSPARSLTRSSTYTKLTDQALADQNGNGQDFPCLSGDGTQDSGFVCCGESGVPSRADLLLEAAFLSEETASLLNSYTQAFSQSLPHSLPNSLPHTYSHTLPRSFPHNLSHSVPHTMPHSSTYEKLCTGDRLVPLRCGLGGVSCMSHPCLSHHHLYLHPLREAGIQTESCPIPATAGYPSDLDTIAEQRTFRSQGCSPTSTWISDDGGEEDLDSITTTTSITTATIMSTATEPIPVSKTPVVPPLPRSATVACSMERPLCRGMEKQEMEDREKEAEATETQSEELVINLENEEQQRASVEGDEVEDQCLVEEAMSVELCDFAETSPGMQGELKFASCCGETRQDGTIMKNLGTEEVDSSAGSSQVETIIGVSPSVEQPHTSQPQRSMSHEEIAGVTVVEVHDDNETQEQSTAGGAAAEEGESSDSGMIQKSYWSRHFLIDLLAVAIPVVPTVAWLCRGPVRGGQPMYHIGSLLRGCCTVALHSLRRGGGLRHYPAGGGDLGGSLI encoded by the exons ATGTCTGCTCCTGCTCCAGCCAATCGGAGGTCTGCGTCGGGCTCTCGCCG GTTTGACTACTGCAGGTTCATAGAGCTAGACTACGTTCCCATGGAGACAGGCTATATGGTCTCAATGCGTCCGACTAAAGGCTTTGCATCATCATCGACATCATCGCCCAGGTCGCCAAGTAAAGGATACACGTCCACTAAGTCTCCTGACCGACACGGCCGCTCCACAAactctccctccacctctctttCTCG GCGGACACAGGCCACCCCCAGCAATAGAGATCCCCATGGCAACGCCTCCGTTAGCAGCAACTCGGGCTCTTGTAAAGGCAGCGACTGCAGCCCCACCAAAGG ACGCCACCAGAAGTACACGTCGTGTACAGACAACCATGGCATCCGGCCTCCTCCACCGGAGCAATACCTCACGCCCCTGCAGCAGAAAGAGGTGTGTATCCGACACCTGCGGGCCAGGCTAAAAGAAACCATCAACACACTGCAAGACAG GGACACAGAGATAGATGAGTTGAGGGGACGGCTGTACAGGATGCAGGAGGACTGGGTTGAGGAGGAGTGTCACCGTGTGGAGGCTCAGCTGGCTCTGAAGGAGGCGCGTCAGGAGATCCAGCAGCTCAAACAGGCTGTGGACACCGTCCGCACCAGGCTCAGTGACGCAGGTGGGCTCAGTGGGGACGTGGGGGTCCAGAAGTACTTCCAGGATATCAACACACAGAACCACAAGCTCGAGAACCTCTTGCTCAATATGGAGTTGGCCCAGGCTGGATTAGCCAAAGAGGGGGAAGCCATGGGCTTTCGGACCCGTGTTGGTGGTTCGGCACCAGCGTCGGTATCAGGGGAAAGTCCTGGAGCAATACCCAAACTGGCAGTAGGAGGGAGAGGGTCTTGTTCCTGTGATGGTTCCCCTGCTCGGTCTCTGACCCGGAGCTCCACCTACACTAAACTCACTGATCAGGCGTTGGCAGACCAGAATGGCAATGGGCAGGATTTTCCCTGTCTGTCAGGCGATGGCACCCAGGACAGTGGGTTTGTGTGCTGTGGAGAGAGCGGCGTTCCCAGCCGAGCAGACCTGCTGCTGGAGGCCGCCTTCCTCTCTGAGGAAACGGCATCTTTACTCAACTCCTACACACAGGCCTTCTCTCAGTCCTTACCCCACTCTCTACCCAACTCACTGCCTCACACCTACTCCCATACCTTACCTCGTTCTTTCCCTCACAATTTGTCCCACTCTGTTCCCCACACTATGCCGCACTCCTCCACCTATGAGAAGCTGTGCACAGGAGATCGGCTGGTGCCCTTGCGTTGTGGCCTGGGTGGAGTGAGCTGCATGAGTCACCCATGCCTGTCCCACCACCATCTGTACCTGCACCCCTTGAGGGAAGCAGGCATTCAGACTGAAAGCTGCCCAATCCCGGCGACAGCAGGTTACCCATCTGATCTGGACACCATTGCAGAGCAACGCACTTTCCGCTCCCAAGGCTGCAGCCCCACCTCCACCTGGATTTCTGATGATGGGGGAGAGGAGGATCTGGACTCCATCACCACCACAACTTCAATAACCACAGCGACAATAATGAGTACAGCAACAGAACCAATCCCAGTTTCCAAAACACCTGTAGTCCCTCCGCTACCACGGTCTGCTACTGTGGCGTGTTCCATGGAGAGACCTTTGTGTAGAGGGATGGAAAAACAGGAGatggaagacagagagaaagaagctgAGGCAACCGAGACGCAGAGTGAGGAATTAGTGATCAATCTGGAGAatgaagagcagcagagagcCTCAGTGGAAGGTGATGAGGTGGAAGATCAATGTCTTGTGGAGGAAGCCATGTCAGTAGAACTGTGCGATTTCGCAGAGACATCACCTGGGATGCAGGGTGAGCTAAAATTTGCAAGTTGCTGTGGAGAAACCAGGCAGGATGGAACAATAATGAAAAACCTTGGCACGGAAGAAGTTGATTCTTCAGCGGGATCCTCTCAGGTCGAGACAATTATCGGAGTATCACCCAGTGTAGAACAGCCTCATACCTCCCAGCCACAAAGATCTATGTCCCACGAGGAGATAGCTGGTGTCACTGTGGTGGAAGTGCACGATGACAATGAAACTCAAGAACAGAGCACAGCAGGGGGCGCCgcagcagaggagggagagtcATCGGACTCTGGGATGATCCAGAAAAGCTACTGGAGTCGTCACTTCCTCATTGACCTGCTCGCTGTGGCCATCCCGGTGGTGCCAACGGTGGCGTGGCTGTGCCGCGGTCCAGTCCGTGGTGGTCAGCCCATGTACCACATCGGGTCGCTGCTGCGAGGCTGCTGCACTGTGGCACTGCACTCGCTGCGCAGGGGAGGAGGGCTGAGGCATTACCCCGCGGGCGGGGGAGACTTGGGTGGATCACTAATATAA
- the snphb gene encoding syntaphilin isoform X3 produces MSAPAPANRRSASGSRRRTQATPSNRDPHGNASVSSNSGSCKGSDCSPTKGRHQKYTSCTDNHGIRPPPPEQYLTPLQQKEVCIRHLRARLKETINTLQDRDTEIDELRGRLYRMQEDWVEEECHRVEAQLALKEARQEIQQLKQAVDTVRTRLSDAGGLSGDVGVQKYFQDINTQNHKLENLLLNMELAQAGLAKEGEAMGFRTRVGGSAPASVSGESPGAIPKLAVGGRGSCSCDGSPARSLTRSSTYTKLTDQALADQNGNGQDFPCLSGDGTQDSGFVCCGESGVPSRADLLLEAAFLSEETASLLNSYTQAFSQSLPHSLPNSLPHTYSHTLPRSFPHNLSHSVPHTMPHSSTYEKLCTGDRLVPLRCGLGGVSCMSHPCLSHHHLYLHPLREAGIQTESCPIPATAGYPSDLDTIAEQRTFRSQGCSPTSTWISDDGGEEDLDSITTTTSITTATIMSTATEPIPVSKTPVVPPLPRSATVACSMERPLCRGMEKQEMEDREKEAEATETQSEELVINLENEEQQRASVEGDEVEDQCLVEEAMSVELCDFAETSPGMQGELKFASCCGETRQDGTIMKNLGTEEVDSSAGSSQVETIIGVSPSVEQPHTSQPQRSMSHEEIAGVTVVEVHDDNETQEQSTAGGAAAEEGESSDSGMIQKSYWSRHFLIDLLAVAIPVVPTVAWLCRGPVRGGQPMYHIGSLLRGCCTVALHSLRRGGGLRHYPAGGGDLGGSLI; encoded by the exons ATGTCTGCTCCTGCTCCAGCCAATCGGAGGTCTGCGTCGGGCTCTCGCCG GCGGACACAGGCCACCCCCAGCAATAGAGATCCCCATGGCAACGCCTCCGTTAGCAGCAACTCGGGCTCTTGTAAAGGCAGCGACTGCAGCCCCACCAAAGG ACGCCACCAGAAGTACACGTCGTGTACAGACAACCATGGCATCCGGCCTCCTCCACCGGAGCAATACCTCACGCCCCTGCAGCAGAAAGAGGTGTGTATCCGACACCTGCGGGCCAGGCTAAAAGAAACCATCAACACACTGCAAGACAG GGACACAGAGATAGATGAGTTGAGGGGACGGCTGTACAGGATGCAGGAGGACTGGGTTGAGGAGGAGTGTCACCGTGTGGAGGCTCAGCTGGCTCTGAAGGAGGCGCGTCAGGAGATCCAGCAGCTCAAACAGGCTGTGGACACCGTCCGCACCAGGCTCAGTGACGCAGGTGGGCTCAGTGGGGACGTGGGGGTCCAGAAGTACTTCCAGGATATCAACACACAGAACCACAAGCTCGAGAACCTCTTGCTCAATATGGAGTTGGCCCAGGCTGGATTAGCCAAAGAGGGGGAAGCCATGGGCTTTCGGACCCGTGTTGGTGGTTCGGCACCAGCGTCGGTATCAGGGGAAAGTCCTGGAGCAATACCCAAACTGGCAGTAGGAGGGAGAGGGTCTTGTTCCTGTGATGGTTCCCCTGCTCGGTCTCTGACCCGGAGCTCCACCTACACTAAACTCACTGATCAGGCGTTGGCAGACCAGAATGGCAATGGGCAGGATTTTCCCTGTCTGTCAGGCGATGGCACCCAGGACAGTGGGTTTGTGTGCTGTGGAGAGAGCGGCGTTCCCAGCCGAGCAGACCTGCTGCTGGAGGCCGCCTTCCTCTCTGAGGAAACGGCATCTTTACTCAACTCCTACACACAGGCCTTCTCTCAGTCCTTACCCCACTCTCTACCCAACTCACTGCCTCACACCTACTCCCATACCTTACCTCGTTCTTTCCCTCACAATTTGTCCCACTCTGTTCCCCACACTATGCCGCACTCCTCCACCTATGAGAAGCTGTGCACAGGAGATCGGCTGGTGCCCTTGCGTTGTGGCCTGGGTGGAGTGAGCTGCATGAGTCACCCATGCCTGTCCCACCACCATCTGTACCTGCACCCCTTGAGGGAAGCAGGCATTCAGACTGAAAGCTGCCCAATCCCGGCGACAGCAGGTTACCCATCTGATCTGGACACCATTGCAGAGCAACGCACTTTCCGCTCCCAAGGCTGCAGCCCCACCTCCACCTGGATTTCTGATGATGGGGGAGAGGAGGATCTGGACTCCATCACCACCACAACTTCAATAACCACAGCGACAATAATGAGTACAGCAACAGAACCAATCCCAGTTTCCAAAACACCTGTAGTCCCTCCGCTACCACGGTCTGCTACTGTGGCGTGTTCCATGGAGAGACCTTTGTGTAGAGGGATGGAAAAACAGGAGatggaagacagagagaaagaagctgAGGCAACCGAGACGCAGAGTGAGGAATTAGTGATCAATCTGGAGAatgaagagcagcagagagcCTCAGTGGAAGGTGATGAGGTGGAAGATCAATGTCTTGTGGAGGAAGCCATGTCAGTAGAACTGTGCGATTTCGCAGAGACATCACCTGGGATGCAGGGTGAGCTAAAATTTGCAAGTTGCTGTGGAGAAACCAGGCAGGATGGAACAATAATGAAAAACCTTGGCACGGAAGAAGTTGATTCTTCAGCGGGATCCTCTCAGGTCGAGACAATTATCGGAGTATCACCCAGTGTAGAACAGCCTCATACCTCCCAGCCACAAAGATCTATGTCCCACGAGGAGATAGCTGGTGTCACTGTGGTGGAAGTGCACGATGACAATGAAACTCAAGAACAGAGCACAGCAGGGGGCGCCgcagcagaggagggagagtcATCGGACTCTGGGATGATCCAGAAAAGCTACTGGAGTCGTCACTTCCTCATTGACCTGCTCGCTGTGGCCATCCCGGTGGTGCCAACGGTGGCGTGGCTGTGCCGCGGTCCAGTCCGTGGTGGTCAGCCCATGTACCACATCGGGTCGCTGCTGCGAGGCTGCTGCACTGTGGCACTGCACTCGCTGCGCAGGGGAGGAGGGCTGAGGCATTACCCCGCGGGCGGGGGAGACTTGGGTGGATCACTAATATAA
- the snphb gene encoding syntaphilin isoform X1: MFGVCTGCCSDWKNMLSSGVLLCGLTPCCFYLVRFDYCRFIELDYVPMETGYMVSMRPTKGFASSSTSSPRSPSKGYTSTKSPDRHGRSTNSPSTSLSRRTQATPSNRDPHGNASVSSNSGSCKGSDCSPTKGRHQKYTSCTDNHGIRPPPPEQYLTPLQQKEVCIRHLRARLKETINTLQDRDTEIDELRGRLYRMQEDWVEEECHRVEAQLALKEARQEIQQLKQAVDTVRTRLSDAGGLSGDVGVQKYFQDINTQNHKLENLLLNMELAQAGLAKEGEAMGFRTRVGGSAPASVSGESPGAIPKLAVGGRGSCSCDGSPARSLTRSSTYTKLTDQALADQNGNGQDFPCLSGDGTQDSGFVCCGESGVPSRADLLLEAAFLSEETASLLNSYTQAFSQSLPHSLPNSLPHTYSHTLPRSFPHNLSHSVPHTMPHSSTYEKLCTGDRLVPLRCGLGGVSCMSHPCLSHHHLYLHPLREAGIQTESCPIPATAGYPSDLDTIAEQRTFRSQGCSPTSTWISDDGGEEDLDSITTTTSITTATIMSTATEPIPVSKTPVVPPLPRSATVACSMERPLCRGMEKQEMEDREKEAEATETQSEELVINLENEEQQRASVEGDEVEDQCLVEEAMSVELCDFAETSPGMQGELKFASCCGETRQDGTIMKNLGTEEVDSSAGSSQVETIIGVSPSVEQPHTSQPQRSMSHEEIAGVTVVEVHDDNETQEQSTAGGAAAEEGESSDSGMIQKSYWSRHFLIDLLAVAIPVVPTVAWLCRGPVRGGQPMYHIGSLLRGCCTVALHSLRRGGGLRHYPAGGGDLGGSLI, from the exons ATGTTTGGCGTCTGCACTGGCTGCTGCTCAGACTGGAAGAATATGCTTTCTTCAGGTGTTCTCCTCTGTGGTTTAACACCCTGTTGTTTCTACCTGGTCAGGTTTGACTACTGCAGGTTCATAGAGCTAGACTACGTTCCCATGGAGACAGGCTATATGGTCTCAATGCGTCCGACTAAAGGCTTTGCATCATCATCGACATCATCGCCCAGGTCGCCAAGTAAAGGATACACGTCCACTAAGTCTCCTGACCGACACGGCCGCTCCACAAactctccctccacctctctttCTCG GCGGACACAGGCCACCCCCAGCAATAGAGATCCCCATGGCAACGCCTCCGTTAGCAGCAACTCGGGCTCTTGTAAAGGCAGCGACTGCAGCCCCACCAAAGG ACGCCACCAGAAGTACACGTCGTGTACAGACAACCATGGCATCCGGCCTCCTCCACCGGAGCAATACCTCACGCCCCTGCAGCAGAAAGAGGTGTGTATCCGACACCTGCGGGCCAGGCTAAAAGAAACCATCAACACACTGCAAGACAG GGACACAGAGATAGATGAGTTGAGGGGACGGCTGTACAGGATGCAGGAGGACTGGGTTGAGGAGGAGTGTCACCGTGTGGAGGCTCAGCTGGCTCTGAAGGAGGCGCGTCAGGAGATCCAGCAGCTCAAACAGGCTGTGGACACCGTCCGCACCAGGCTCAGTGACGCAGGTGGGCTCAGTGGGGACGTGGGGGTCCAGAAGTACTTCCAGGATATCAACACACAGAACCACAAGCTCGAGAACCTCTTGCTCAATATGGAGTTGGCCCAGGCTGGATTAGCCAAAGAGGGGGAAGCCATGGGCTTTCGGACCCGTGTTGGTGGTTCGGCACCAGCGTCGGTATCAGGGGAAAGTCCTGGAGCAATACCCAAACTGGCAGTAGGAGGGAGAGGGTCTTGTTCCTGTGATGGTTCCCCTGCTCGGTCTCTGACCCGGAGCTCCACCTACACTAAACTCACTGATCAGGCGTTGGCAGACCAGAATGGCAATGGGCAGGATTTTCCCTGTCTGTCAGGCGATGGCACCCAGGACAGTGGGTTTGTGTGCTGTGGAGAGAGCGGCGTTCCCAGCCGAGCAGACCTGCTGCTGGAGGCCGCCTTCCTCTCTGAGGAAACGGCATCTTTACTCAACTCCTACACACAGGCCTTCTCTCAGTCCTTACCCCACTCTCTACCCAACTCACTGCCTCACACCTACTCCCATACCTTACCTCGTTCTTTCCCTCACAATTTGTCCCACTCTGTTCCCCACACTATGCCGCACTCCTCCACCTATGAGAAGCTGTGCACAGGAGATCGGCTGGTGCCCTTGCGTTGTGGCCTGGGTGGAGTGAGCTGCATGAGTCACCCATGCCTGTCCCACCACCATCTGTACCTGCACCCCTTGAGGGAAGCAGGCATTCAGACTGAAAGCTGCCCAATCCCGGCGACAGCAGGTTACCCATCTGATCTGGACACCATTGCAGAGCAACGCACTTTCCGCTCCCAAGGCTGCAGCCCCACCTCCACCTGGATTTCTGATGATGGGGGAGAGGAGGATCTGGACTCCATCACCACCACAACTTCAATAACCACAGCGACAATAATGAGTACAGCAACAGAACCAATCCCAGTTTCCAAAACACCTGTAGTCCCTCCGCTACCACGGTCTGCTACTGTGGCGTGTTCCATGGAGAGACCTTTGTGTAGAGGGATGGAAAAACAGGAGatggaagacagagagaaagaagctgAGGCAACCGAGACGCAGAGTGAGGAATTAGTGATCAATCTGGAGAatgaagagcagcagagagcCTCAGTGGAAGGTGATGAGGTGGAAGATCAATGTCTTGTGGAGGAAGCCATGTCAGTAGAACTGTGCGATTTCGCAGAGACATCACCTGGGATGCAGGGTGAGCTAAAATTTGCAAGTTGCTGTGGAGAAACCAGGCAGGATGGAACAATAATGAAAAACCTTGGCACGGAAGAAGTTGATTCTTCAGCGGGATCCTCTCAGGTCGAGACAATTATCGGAGTATCACCCAGTGTAGAACAGCCTCATACCTCCCAGCCACAAAGATCTATGTCCCACGAGGAGATAGCTGGTGTCACTGTGGTGGAAGTGCACGATGACAATGAAACTCAAGAACAGAGCACAGCAGGGGGCGCCgcagcagaggagggagagtcATCGGACTCTGGGATGATCCAGAAAAGCTACTGGAGTCGTCACTTCCTCATTGACCTGCTCGCTGTGGCCATCCCGGTGGTGCCAACGGTGGCGTGGCTGTGCCGCGGTCCAGTCCGTGGTGGTCAGCCCATGTACCACATCGGGTCGCTGCTGCGAGGCTGCTGCACTGTGGCACTGCACTCGCTGCGCAGGGGAGGAGGGCTGAGGCATTACCCCGCGGGCGGGGGAGACTTGGGTGGATCACTAATATAA